One genomic window of Medicago truncatula cultivar Jemalong A17 chromosome 1, MtrunA17r5.0-ANR, whole genome shotgun sequence includes the following:
- the LOC120579419 gene encoding glutathione S-transferase T3-like, giving the protein MKSLQFKEDTTPKSKRDQQPTWNIEQNLVLINGWIKYGTCSVVGRNQTGEAYWGKIDEYCNDHCLFDPPRDVIACRNRFIYMSKILNKWIGVYEGAKRLQGSGWSEADVLAKAQELYACGKNVQFTLMEECHALYDQPRYGSSARPMGREATKKKGKKKSKDAALEEVEKEWVEFKQIKLQEIEQLKEFTLVHQEKNKLKKRTLYVKLSSEEHLDDRKKVLLEKLERELF; this is encoded by the exons ATGAAGTCACTCCAATTCAAAGAGGATACAACTCCTAAGAGCAAGAGAGACCAGCAACCAACATGGAACATAGAACAAAATTTGGTGCTAATTAATGGGTGGATAAAATATGGAACATGCAGTGTTGTCGGGAGAAACCAGACAGGTGAAGCATATTGGGGTAAAATTGATGAGTATTGTAATGATCATTGCTTATTCGATCCTCCGCGTGATGTAATTGCATGCCGAAACCGTTTTATTTATATGAGCAAAATACTAAATAAATGGATTGGCGTTTATGAAGGCGCTAAGCGTTTGCAAGGAAGTGGTTGGTCGGAGGCTGATGTTTTGGCAAAAGCGCAGGAATTATATGCATGTGGGAAGAATGTTCAATTTACATTAATGGAAGAATGTCACGCTCTCTATGATCAACCACGTTATG GATCTAGTGCTCGTCCAATGGGTAGGGAGgcaactaaaaaaaaaggtaaaaagaaaagcaaggaTGCTGCCTTGGAGGAGGTGGAAAAGGAGTGGGTTGAATTCAAACAAATCAAGCTCCAAgagattgaacaattgaaagagtTCACCTTGGTGCATCaggagaaaaacaaattaaagaaaaggACATTGTATGTAAAGTTAAGTTCCGAAGAGCATCTCGATGACCGGAAGAAAGTGCTGTTGGAAAAGTTGGAGCGTGAGctgttttga
- the LOC11418591 gene encoding ABC transporter E family member 2 yields the protein MSDRLTRIAIVSNDRCKPKKCRQECKKSCPVVRTGRLCVEVTSASKIAYISEELCIGCGICVKKCPFEAIQIINLPKDLDKDTTHRYGPNTFKLHRLPVPRPGQVLGLVGTNGIGKSTALKVLAGKLKPNLGRFTEPPDWQEILTHFRGSELQNYFTRILEDDLKAIIKPQYVDHIPKAVQGNVGQVLDQKNERDMKERLCADLELNQVIDRNVGDLSGGELQRFAIAVVAIQNAEIYMFDEPSSYLDVKQRLKAAQVVRSLLRPNSYVIVVEHDLSVLDYLSDFICCLYGKPGAYGVVTLPFSVREGINIFLSGFVPTENLRFREVSLTFKVAETPQETAEEAQTYARYKYPTMTKTQGNFRLHVVEGEFTDSQIIVMLGENGTGKTTFIRMLAGLLKPDTIEGGSDVEMPEFNVSYKPQKISPKSQLSVRHLLHQRIRDAYTHPQFISDVMKPLLIEQLMDQEVQNLSGGELQRVALCLCLGKPADIYLIDEPSAYLDSEQRIVAAKVIKRFILHAKKTAFIVEHDFIMATYLADRVIVYEGQPSIDCTANCPQSLLTGMNLFLSHLDITFRRDPTNFRPRINKLESTKDREQKNAGSYYYLDD from the exons ATGTCGGATCGATTGACACGTATTGCCATCGTTAGCAACGACAGATGCAAACCCAAAAAGTGTCGTCAAGAATGTAAGAAGAGTTGTCCTGTCGTCAGAACCG gAAGATTATGTGTTGAGGTTACCTCTGCTTCGAAAATTGCTTACATATCTGAGGAATTGTGCATTGGATGTGGTATCTGTGTTAAG AAATGTCCTTTTGAAGCTATCCAAATTATCAACTTGCCAAAGGATTTGGACAAAGATACCACTCATAGATACGGTCCTAATACTTTTAAGCTACACAG GTTGCCGGTTCCCAGGCCGGGGCAAGTGCTTGGTTTGGTTGGGACAAATGGAATTGGGAAGTCGACTGCACTTAAGGTTTTGGCTGGAAAATTAAAGCCCAACTTGGGTCGTTTCACA GAACCCCCTGATTGGCAGGAAATTTTAACCCATTTTCGAGGATCTGAATTGCAGAATTACTTTACTCGCATTCTAGAGGATGATTTGAAG GCTATCATCAAGCCTCAGTATGTTGACCACATTCCAAAAGCTGTGCAAGGGAATGTGGGGCAGGTGCTAGACCAAAAAAATGAGAGAGACATGAAGGAAAGGCTTTGTGCTGATCTTGAGCTTAATCAAGTTATAGATCGTAATGTTGGTGATCTTTCAGGGGGTGAGCTCCAAAGGTTTGCCATTGCGGTTGTTGCCATCCAAAATGCTGAGATATACATGTTTGATGAACCTTCCAGTTATCTTGATGTGAAACAGAGGCTGAAAGCTGCCCAAGTTGTTCGATCATTGCTCAGGCCTAATAG ctaTGTAATTGTTGTTGAGCATGATCTTAGTGTTTTGGACTACTTATCAGACTTTATTTGCTGTTTATATGGCAAACCTGGTGCATATGGTGTTGTAACACTTCCTTTCTCAGTCAGAGAAGGAATTAATATCTTCTTGTCCGGCTTTGTTCCAACAGAAAATCTTAGGTTTCGAGAGGTTTCTCTTACTTTCaag GTTGCAGAGACTCCACAGGAAACTGCCGAGGAAGCTCAAACTTATGCTCGATACAAATACCCAACCATGACCAAAACTCAAGGCAATTTCAGGCTTCATGTAGTTGAAGGAGAATTTACAGATTCACAGATTATTGTGATGTTGGGCGAGAATGGGACAGGAAAGACAACATTCATTCGTATGCTG GCTGGTTTGTTGAAACCTGACACTATAGAAGGTGGATCTGATGTAGAGATGCCTGAGTTCAACGTATCATACAAACCTCAGAAAATTAGCCCAAAGTCCCAATTATCTGTTAGACACTTGCTACATCAAAGAATCCGTGATGCCTACACTCATCCCCAGTTTATATCAGATGTGATGAAGCCACTACTTATTGAACAGTTGATGGACCAAGAGGTTCAGAATCTTTCTGGTGGAGAGTTGCAAAGAGTTGCCTTATGCCTTTGTCTTGGAAAG CCTGCAGACATCTATCTGATAGATGAGCCAAGTGCATATCTTGATTCCGAACAGCGTATTGTTGCTGCAAAAGTCATCAAGAGGTTTATTCTTCATGCAAAGAAAACAGCCTTTATCGTTGAGCATGATTTCATCATGGCAACTTATCTTGCTGACAGAGTTATTGTTTATGAGGGTCAACCTTCAATTGACTGTACTGCAAATTGTCCACAATCATTGCTGACCGGGATGAACCTTTTCTTATCT CATCTTGATATCACATTTAGAAGAGACCCAACTAATTTCCGCCCAAGGATCAACAAACTTGAATCAACAAAGGACAGAGAGCAAAAGAATGCTGGCTCTTATTATTACCTCGATGACTGA